In Paraburkholderia bryophila, a single genomic region encodes these proteins:
- a CDS encoding glycosyltransferase family 4 protein, whose product MKIAQIAPLTESVPPKLYGGTERVVSYITEALVELGHDVTLFASGDSVTSAKLEPVWPRALRLDPGIRDRVAPHMLLMELVRRQADQFDVLHFHLDYYSFSVFKRQDTPFVTTMHGRLDLPEQQPVFDTFNTAPVISISNAQRHPLPQARWLTTVYHGLPEQLYTPQPVEQKYLAFLGRISPEKRVDTAIRIAGRCGMPIRIAAKVDSADREYFERDIRPLLDLPHVEFIGEIADHQKAEFLSGAHALLFPIDWPEPFGLVMIEAMACGTPVIAFNRGSVPEVLEDGVTGFIVEDEIGAVAAVNRLHKMPRAGVRQRFEERFTSHRMAQQYVDAYQSVIRAQKRSRFKVIDKSGS is encoded by the coding sequence ATGAAGATTGCCCAGATCGCCCCTTTGACCGAATCGGTGCCGCCCAAGCTGTACGGCGGCACGGAGCGCGTCGTGTCGTACATCACCGAGGCGCTGGTCGAGCTTGGCCATGACGTGACGTTGTTCGCGAGCGGCGACTCGGTGACCAGCGCGAAGCTCGAGCCGGTGTGGCCGCGCGCGCTGCGTCTCGATCCGGGCATTCGCGACCGCGTGGCGCCGCACATGCTGTTGATGGAACTGGTGCGCCGCCAGGCAGACCAGTTCGACGTCCTGCATTTTCACCTCGACTATTACTCGTTCTCGGTCTTCAAGCGTCAGGACACGCCGTTCGTCACGACGATGCACGGCCGCCTCGACCTGCCCGAACAGCAGCCGGTGTTCGACACGTTCAACACCGCGCCGGTGATCTCGATTTCGAACGCGCAGCGTCATCCGTTGCCGCAGGCCAGGTGGCTGACCACCGTCTATCACGGCTTGCCGGAGCAGCTCTACACGCCGCAGCCGGTCGAGCAGAAATACCTCGCGTTTCTCGGCCGGATTTCACCGGAAAAGCGGGTCGACACCGCGATCCGCATTGCCGGCCGCTGCGGTATGCCGATCCGCATCGCCGCCAAGGTCGATTCCGCCGACCGCGAGTACTTCGAGCGCGACATTCGGCCGTTGCTGGATCTGCCGCATGTCGAGTTTATCGGCGAGATCGCGGATCATCAGAAGGCCGAATTTTTGTCGGGCGCGCATGCATTGCTGTTTCCGATCGACTGGCCGGAGCCGTTCGGCCTCGTGATGATCGAGGCGATGGCGTGCGGCACGCCGGTGATCGCGTTCAATCGCGGCTCGGTGCCGGAGGTGCTCGAAGACGGCGTGACGGGCTTTATCGTCGAGGACGAGATCGGCGCGGTGGCGGCGGTGAATCGCCTGCACAAGATGCCGCGCGCGGGCGTGCGCCAACGCTTCGAGGAGCGCTTCACGTCGCACCGGATGGCGCAGCAGTACGTGGACGCGTATCAGTCGGTGATTCGCGCGCAGAAGCGGTCGCGTTTCAAGGTGATCGACAAGTCGGGAAGCTGA
- a CDS encoding AAA family ATPase encodes MLTTLAIAGYRSLRELVVPLGRLNVITGANGSGKSSVYRSLRLLAETARGGVITSLAREGGLPSTLWAGPERFSRGMLAGELPIEPLRRKDPVSLRLGFAGDQFGYAIDLGLPPLNKDTLFPLDPTIKRECIWSGPVLRPSALLVDRQGPALRTRDEQGDWQTIPQPVASFDSMMTEFSDPRTAPEMITVREQIRSWRFYDHFRTDADAAARLPQIGTHTPVLSNDGADLAAALQTIREIGDPTALAAAIDDAFPGSQLDISTQDGRFEVMMRQHGLLRPLKGAELSDGTLRYLLLVAALLTPRPPALLVLNEPETSLHPDLLPALARLIARAALHSQVLVVSHAARLIAALEREEESQSIVLEKHFGATRIADADDRDLPAWKWPAR; translated from the coding sequence ATGCTGACGACGTTGGCCATTGCCGGTTACCGGTCGTTGCGCGAACTGGTCGTGCCGCTCGGCCGCCTGAACGTGATCACCGGCGCGAACGGCAGCGGCAAGTCGAGCGTGTATCGCTCGCTGCGTCTGCTGGCGGAAACGGCGCGCGGCGGTGTGATTACGTCGCTGGCGCGCGAAGGCGGTTTGCCGTCCACGCTATGGGCCGGTCCGGAGCGCTTCTCGCGCGGCATGCTGGCGGGCGAATTGCCGATCGAGCCGCTGCGCCGCAAGGATCCGGTGAGCCTGCGGCTCGGCTTTGCCGGCGATCAGTTCGGCTACGCGATCGATCTCGGTCTGCCGCCGCTCAACAAGGACACGCTGTTCCCGCTCGACCCCACCATCAAGCGCGAGTGCATCTGGAGCGGGCCGGTATTGCGGCCGTCGGCGTTGCTGGTCGACCGGCAGGGCCCGGCGCTGCGCACGCGCGACGAGCAGGGCGACTGGCAGACCATCCCGCAACCGGTCGCCAGTTTCGACAGCATGATGACGGAGTTCTCCGACCCACGGACCGCGCCAGAAATGATCACGGTGCGCGAGCAGATCCGCTCGTGGCGCTTCTACGACCATTTCCGCACCGACGCCGACGCCGCCGCGCGCCTGCCGCAGATCGGCACGCATACGCCGGTGCTGTCCAACGACGGCGCGGACCTCGCCGCGGCCTTGCAGACCATCCGCGAGATCGGCGACCCCACGGCGCTCGCGGCGGCCATCGACGACGCTTTTCCCGGCTCGCAACTCGACATCTCGACACAGGACGGCCGCTTCGAAGTGATGATGCGTCAGCACGGCCTGCTGCGGCCACTGAAGGGCGCGGAGTTGTCCGACGGTACCTTGCGCTATCTGCTGCTGGTCGCCGCGTTGCTGACGCCGCGTCCGCCCGCGTTGCTGGTGCTGAACGAACCGGAGACGAGCCTGCATCCGGATCTGCTGCCGGCGCTGGCCCGCCTGATCGCGCGGGCGGCGTTGCATTCGCAGGTGCTGGTGGTGTCGCATGCCGCGCGCTTGATCGCGGCGCTCGAACGCGAGGAGGAGAGTCAATCCATCGTGCTGGAGAAGCATTTCGGCGCCACCCGGATCGCCGATGCGGACGATCGCGACCTGCCCGCGTGGAAATGGCCGGCGCGATAA